A stretch of the Janthinobacterium sp. B9-8 genome encodes the following:
- a CDS encoding M48 family metallopeptidase, producing the protein MEDQASTPPVNGQRAVIKPYANEQRLFVIMAVISGLSWLALTLVTFGIIWIIMLVLYLIGLFGFSYFISYVRGNGVRVTAEQFPDLHARFENCCQIVGLNKRPEFYLMTGNGALNAFATRFLRRYYVVLLSDIVDALQEDTEALNFYIGHELGHIAQKHLVHHWWLVFASWIPLLGTAYSRAREYSCDQYGLACTSNKQSAVHALAVLAAGSSRWKSLNTQAYIAQAKDTDGFWMAVNELTADYPWLCKRVARVENGDAAVFPRRNIFAWLISATIPNTGFGLIGAMVVYIYLLLILVPISISAYSSYQTKALNAKTHIELSQAYTQGMVAAKLVGNFYEETQYMPEAVEGLGFKIPANSLIKSVQINPESAELSLALNAPHQDKEIILSPSAGDDGTISWACSITGKVDAAALPDDCTLAFDESEAGMTAPEPTTTLGKLLKFLK; encoded by the coding sequence ATGGAAGACCAAGCTTCAACACCACCAGTAAATGGCCAAAGGGCAGTGATCAAGCCATACGCTAATGAGCAGCGTTTATTTGTGATCATGGCGGTGATTTCAGGCCTGAGCTGGCTGGCTTTAACGCTGGTCACCTTTGGTATTATCTGGATTATTATGCTGGTGCTTTATCTCATCGGCCTATTTGGGTTCTCGTATTTTATTTCTTATGTACGTGGCAATGGCGTGCGTGTTACTGCTGAGCAGTTTCCTGATTTACACGCTCGTTTTGAAAACTGCTGCCAGATTGTAGGATTAAATAAGCGGCCAGAATTTTATTTAATGACGGGTAATGGCGCATTAAACGCATTTGCTACCCGGTTTTTGCGCCGGTATTACGTGGTGCTGCTGAGTGATATTGTTGATGCTTTGCAAGAAGATACCGAAGCTTTAAATTTTTATATTGGCCACGAGTTAGGCCATATTGCGCAAAAGCATTTAGTACACCACTGGTGGCTGGTTTTTGCTAGCTGGATTCCCTTGCTTGGCACCGCGTATTCTCGTGCCAGAGAATATAGCTGCGATCAGTATGGCTTAGCTTGCACGAGCAATAAGCAAAGTGCGGTGCATGCACTGGCCGTATTAGCAGCGGGTAGCAGCCGTTGGAAAAGCTTGAATACCCAAGCCTATATCGCTCAAGCTAAAGATACTGATGGTTTCTGGATGGCAGTCAATGAATTAACTGCTGATTACCCTTGGCTGTGCAAACGCGTTGCCCGCGTAGAAAATGGCGATGCGGCTGTATTTCCTCGCCGTAATATATTTGCCTGGCTGATTTCTGCCACGATTCCAAATACGGGTTTTGGTTTGATTGGCGCGATGGTTGTTTATATTTATCTGCTGTTGATTCTGGTGCCTATTTCAATATCAGCGTATTCCAGCTATCAGACTAAAGCGCTGAATGCAAAAACACATATTGAATTAAGCCAGGCCTATACACAGGGAATGGTTGCGGCCAAGCTGGTGGGAAACTTCTATGAAGAAACCCAGTATATGCCAGAAGCTGTTGAGGGATTAGGCTTTAAAATTCCAGCGAATAGCTTGATTAAAAGCGTGCAAATAAACCCGGAATCAGCCGAGTTGAGCTTAGCTCTAAATGCACCACATCAGGATAAGGAAATTATTTTGAGCCCTTCTGCTGGTGATGATGGCACGATCAGCTGGGCTTGTAGTATTACGGGCAAAGTGGATGCGGCTGCCTTGCCTGATGATTGTACTTTAGCGTTTGATGAGTCAGAAGCAGGGATGACAGCGCCAGAACCTACGACGACTCTGGGTAAATTACTGAAATTTTTAAAGTAA
- a CDS encoding TDT family transporter, which translates to MFKRIHQLLAAAPTPMAGLALGLASLGWCWENAGDFSGKAQLLGAVVAALLLLILAFKFVLHPRLLLKDLAHPVVGSVVPTFAMATMVVSKASGQFAPDFAEGLWLFAVILHMVFLAMFIWHRAKDFEIHHMLPSWFVPPVGIIVADVAFPGGQFAALANGLLWFGIFCYAVMLPLMLYRLIFSHEVPDAAKPTIAILAAPASLSLAGYLTVTTEPSLLIVALLFGIALLMTGIIYLAFFKLLSLPFSPGYAAFTFPLVIGATALFKVSHLLGQWEFAAPYVQQVQWLAQFELGIATVIVGYVVLRYVMFFMAKDGGGVVYKAGQLVQR; encoded by the coding sequence ATGTTTAAGCGAATTCATCAATTACTTGCCGCTGCCCCTACCCCTATGGCGGGCTTAGCTTTAGGCCTTGCCAGCCTTGGATGGTGTTGGGAAAACGCTGGCGATTTTTCGGGTAAAGCCCAGTTATTAGGCGCTGTGGTTGCTGCCTTGCTGTTACTTATCTTAGCTTTCAAATTTGTGCTTCACCCCCGTTTGCTTCTGAAAGATTTAGCTCACCCCGTCGTGGGCAGCGTAGTGCCTACCTTTGCAATGGCAACGATGGTGGTGTCTAAGGCATCAGGCCAGTTCGCCCCTGATTTTGCTGAGGGCCTGTGGTTGTTTGCCGTGATCTTGCATATGGTGTTTCTGGCGATGTTTATCTGGCACCGCGCTAAAGACTTTGAAATTCACCATATGCTGCCAAGCTGGTTTGTGCCGCCGGTAGGTATTATCGTGGCCGATGTGGCTTTCCCCGGCGGGCAGTTTGCGGCCCTTGCGAATGGTTTATTGTGGTTCGGAATATTTTGCTACGCCGTGATGTTGCCGCTGATGCTCTATCGTCTGATCTTTAGCCACGAAGTACCTGATGCGGCCAAGCCAACCATTGCCATTTTGGCGGCTCCTGCCAGCCTCTCACTCGCTGGCTACTTAACAGTAACCACCGAGCCGTCGTTACTGATTGTGGCGCTGTTGTTTGGGATTGCCCTGCTGATGACAGGCATTATCTACCTCGCTTTTTTCAAGCTGCTGAGCCTGCCTTTTTCACCGGGCTACGCTGCCTTTACTTTCCCATTGGTGATTGGCGCTACAGCATTATTTAAAGTCAGCCATCTGCTTGGGCAATGGGAATTTGCCGCACCCTATGTGCAGCAGGTGCAATGGTTGGCGCAGTTTGAATTAGGCATTGCCACGGTGATTGTGGGCTATGTAGTGCTGCGATATGTGATGTTTTTTATGGCAAAGGATGGCGGTGGTGTGGTTTATAAAGCAGGGCAATTGGTGCAAAGATAG
- a CDS encoding 4'-phosphopantetheinyl transferase family protein, translating into MLHAEVLLTQISNPSLSSDSLSASSKAKLATMQSPARVQQFILGRMLLAQAAARALNINYSTADIEEGEFFPYLRLATHLHASISHSGDSLGVTVNTERVGLDIESCRPKANIAKLAVFALHQDEASWVNAIEAESQERFYLLWTLREAAFKAGIRDQVIRGSSLVHDQIIRTDWHWCSEREQQLRVSIAAKTPCTMVLIHKPCL; encoded by the coding sequence ATGCTTCACGCCGAAGTTCTTCTTACCCAAATCTCTAATCCTTCGCTAAGCAGCGATTCGCTCTCGGCCAGTAGCAAAGCCAAGCTAGCGACGATGCAATCACCCGCCCGCGTTCAGCAATTTATTCTTGGCCGCATGCTGCTTGCCCAAGCAGCAGCACGGGCCTTAAATATCAATTACTCAACGGCGGATATTGAAGAAGGCGAGTTTTTCCCCTATTTAAGACTAGCCACTCATTTGCACGCCAGTATTTCGCATAGCGGAGATAGCTTGGGGGTAACGGTTAATACTGAACGAGTGGGGCTCGATATTGAAAGCTGCCGCCCTAAGGCCAATATCGCCAAGCTGGCCGTCTTTGCACTGCATCAGGATGAAGCCAGCTGGGTGAACGCCATAGAGGCAGAATCTCAAGAGCGTTTTTACCTACTTTGGACGCTGCGTGAAGCGGCTTTTAAAGCAGGGATTCGTGATCAGGTGATTCGCGGCAGCAGCCTTGTTCACGATCAAATCATTCGCACAGATTGGCATTGGTGTAGTGAAAGAGAGCAGCAGCTAAGGGTAAGTATCGCTGCGAAAACGCCCTGCACTATGGTTTTAATCCACAAACCCTGCCTTTAA
- a CDS encoding LysR substrate-binding domain-containing protein, which yields MKLTLQQLKSFAAIARYGNLGTAANELCLSKGAISQSLQELERQLATPLFDRVHPRLQLNAEGKLLQPVAEEVLARVQDIETMFASDSGPIGQLRLGATQTIGNYLLPILLARSEQATTPRISIANTHILSHALAHFELDLALIEGENHHPDLIADPWLQDEMCIVAAATHPLAKQAELTISALSSETWVLREPMSGNREQFEQLIQPQLSNSRIGLELNTLEAVMLAVEQGLGITFISKLAAQDRIDNGRLVCLAMQQRFPRQLYLAWHKQKYHSAALRRFIQFCRDQAGVIC from the coding sequence ATGAAGCTCACTCTGCAACAGCTAAAATCCTTCGCGGCCATTGCCCGCTATGGCAATCTTGGCACGGCAGCCAATGAGCTATGCCTGAGCAAGGGCGCCATTTCTCAGTCTTTGCAAGAGTTAGAGCGCCAGCTGGCAACGCCGCTGTTTGATCGGGTTCATCCGCGCCTGCAATTGAATGCAGAAGGTAAATTATTACAGCCCGTGGCCGAAGAAGTACTCGCCCGAGTGCAAGACATTGAAACGATGTTTGCCAGCGATAGCGGGCCCATTGGCCAGCTTCGCCTTGGAGCCACCCAAACCATAGGCAACTATCTGCTGCCAATTCTGCTGGCGCGCAGCGAGCAGGCCACTACGCCGCGCATATCCATTGCCAATACCCATATCCTGAGCCACGCACTCGCGCATTTTGAACTAGACCTCGCCTTAATCGAAGGTGAGAACCACCACCCGGATTTAATCGCCGACCCTTGGCTGCAAGATGAAATGTGCATTGTGGCCGCAGCCACTCACCCCTTAGCCAAGCAGGCTGAGTTGACTATCTCTGCATTAAGCAGCGAAACATGGGTGCTGCGTGAGCCTATGTCTGGCAATCGGGAACAATTTGAGCAACTGATCCAGCCACAGCTCAGCAACAGCCGAATCGGGCTGGAGCTAAATACCCTAGAGGCGGTGATGTTGGCGGTAGAGCAGGGGCTAGGAATCACCTTTATATCCAAGCTAGCAGCACAAGACCGTATCGATAACGGGCGATTAGTCTGCCTAGCCATGCAGCAACGCTTCCCACGCCAGCTTTACCTTGCGTGGCATAAACAAAAATACCACTCCGCTGCCTTGCGCCGGTTTATTCAGTTTTGTAGGGATCAGGCGGGGGTGATTTGCTAG
- a CDS encoding anaerobic ribonucleoside-triphosphate reductase activating protein yields MMPAPKIGGLVPFSSCDYPGELACVIFLAGCPWRCGYCHNPHLQAREQHDAAPQWDEILIWLKTRRGLLDAVVFSGGEPLIEPQLPEMMRSIKALGFKIGLHSGGAYPKRLQECLPYLDWVGFDIKSDFMRYEKITTVVGSGAVASASLKLLLASKVALECRSTIHPSLHSEDELIALARTLSALGVRRYVLQSFRPAGCIEPALINSAQLHFPQPATLAAIEQQFASFQYVSTLAA; encoded by the coding sequence ATGATGCCCGCGCCCAAGATTGGCGGCTTGGTGCCGTTTTCTAGCTGTGATTATCCCGGCGAGCTGGCTTGCGTGATTTTTCTGGCGGGCTGCCCTTGGCGCTGTGGTTATTGTCATAATCCGCATTTACAAGCGCGTGAGCAGCACGATGCAGCACCACAGTGGGATGAAATCCTGATCTGGTTAAAAACGCGCCGTGGCCTCTTGGATGCGGTGGTTTTTTCGGGCGGTGAGCCACTGATCGAGCCTCAGTTACCCGAGATGATGCGTAGTATAAAAGCGCTAGGCTTCAAAATTGGCCTGCATAGCGGCGGCGCTTATCCCAAGCGTTTACAGGAATGCTTGCCCTATCTGGATTGGGTGGGTTTCGATATTAAAAGCGATTTTATGCGCTACGAAAAGATCACCACCGTAGTAGGCAGTGGTGCTGTTGCCAGTGCTTCTTTAAAGCTGCTATTGGCGAGCAAGGTGGCGCTGGAATGCCGCAGCACCATCCACCCCAGCTTGCATAGCGAGGATGAGCTGATTGCCCTTGCCCGAACTTTAAGCGCCTTAGGGGTGAGGCGCTATGTCTTGCAATCCTTCAGGCCAGCTGGCTGTATCGAGCCTGCGCTGATTAATTCTGCGCAGCTTCATTTTCCTCAGCCTGCCACCTTAGCGGCAATTGAGCAGCAGTTTGCGTCGTTTCAGTACGTATCAACACTTGCTGCCTGA
- the nrdD gene encoding anaerobic ribonucleoside-triphosphate reductase: protein MSDLSVQAKLVPALKDEERTRCEVWTRVMGYHRPVSSFNIGKKGEFKERQFFNECNTVF, encoded by the coding sequence ATGAGTGATTTATCGGTTCAAGCCAAGCTGGTCCCTGCGCTTAAAGATGAAGAACGTACTCGCTGCGAAGTTTGGACGCGGGTGATGGGTTATCACCGGCCGGTGAGCAGCTTTAATATTGGTAAAAAAGGTGAGTTTAAAGAAAGGCAATTTTTTAACGAATGTAATACCGTTTTCTAA
- a CDS encoding SulP family inorganic anion transporter, with protein sequence MNKFFLRTIPGLAVFFNYPRDCWRQDLLAGLSVASVALPVGVAYAQLAGMSPIAGLYASILPMVAYALFGSSRQLIVGPDAATCAMVASTLLPMAMGNSELYISLSVALALITGLFCLLASRFKLGFLADFLSPPILAGFLNGVAISIALGQLGKLLGFTFHKHDFIGRILELPDRLPELHPSTALIGIGTLLAIQIIKRLLPKLPTALVAMGLAALVIFSLNLQAAGIAIIGLLPAGLPTLHWPTIPRAHLGELLGAGAGLALISFSSAILTARSFAAKNRYEIDADREFTALGMANIAAAFSQGFVISGADSRTAVNDHAGGKTQMVSLVAAASIAIAIALFTTPLQYVPIAALAAVLITASFGLMSFANFIYFRQASRGEYGIAILTVIGVACVGVMQGMLFAVLMATLRLLIKIARPHESLLGVYPGKNSFHDLSHHPGAAPIDGMLVYRFDASLNFFNANYFRQRVLSLADGAASQVSWVVLDTVPINQIDIAGIEAIIILQRDLKERGIALALAGRKKQTEFIAARHHKLDELQANFLIFSSVKLAYRAFRQQVLIRTETTQTAAQLPLRWQAEENEAAQN encoded by the coding sequence TTGAATAAATTCTTTCTACGCACCATCCCTGGGCTGGCCGTATTCTTTAATTACCCACGGGACTGTTGGCGGCAGGATTTGCTGGCGGGATTGTCTGTGGCGTCCGTCGCACTGCCGGTGGGCGTGGCCTATGCCCAGCTGGCGGGGATGAGCCCGATTGCCGGCCTTTACGCCAGCATTCTGCCCATGGTGGCCTATGCGCTATTTGGATCATCCCGGCAGCTGATTGTTGGGCCAGATGCAGCCACCTGCGCCATGGTGGCCTCAACTCTGCTGCCGATGGCAATGGGAAATTCCGAGCTGTATATCTCGCTTTCTGTCGCTTTGGCGCTAATTACCGGGCTGTTTTGTCTGCTGGCCAGCCGCTTTAAGCTAGGTTTTTTGGCCGACTTTTTATCTCCGCCTATCTTAGCGGGCTTTTTAAACGGTGTAGCGATCAGCATTGCGTTGGGGCAGCTGGGTAAATTGCTTGGTTTTACTTTTCATAAGCATGATTTTATTGGCCGTATCCTCGAGCTGCCAGATCGCCTGCCTGAGCTTCATCCAAGCACCGCCCTGATCGGCATTGGCACGCTGTTAGCCATTCAAATTATTAAACGCCTCTTGCCTAAGCTGCCCACCGCCTTAGTTGCCATGGGCCTTGCTGCGCTGGTGATCTTTAGCCTGAATTTACAAGCCGCAGGCATCGCCATCATCGGGCTATTACCCGCTGGGCTGCCCACTTTGCACTGGCCCACCATCCCCAGAGCCCATCTGGGTGAATTACTCGGCGCAGGGGCGGGGCTGGCGCTGATCAGCTTTAGCAGTGCCATTCTGACCGCCCGCAGCTTTGCCGCCAAAAACCGCTATGAGATCGATGCAGATAGGGAATTTACCGCGCTGGGCATGGCGAATATTGCCGCTGCGTTTTCACAAGGCTTTGTGATTAGCGGTGCGGACTCCAGAACGGCAGTGAATGATCATGCCGGCGGTAAAACTCAAATGGTGAGCCTGGTCGCGGCGGCGTCTATCGCCATTGCCATCGCGCTGTTTACTACTCCGCTGCAATATGTGCCGATTGCAGCTCTGGCCGCCGTACTGATTACAGCCTCGTTTGGGCTAATGAGTTTTGCCAATTTTATTTATTTTCGCCAGGCCAGCCGTGGCGAATACGGCATTGCCATCCTCACCGTGATTGGCGTGGCCTGTGTAGGCGTGATGCAAGGCATGCTGTTTGCCGTATTAATGGCTACGCTGCGACTATTAATTAAAATTGCCCGCCCGCATGAAAGCCTCTTGGGTGTTTACCCTGGAAAAAACAGCTTTCACGACCTATCCCACCACCCCGGCGCAGCGCCGATTGATGGCATGCTGGTGTATCGCTTTGATGCCTCGCTTAATTTCTTTAACGCCAATTACTTCCGCCAGCGCGTTTTATCTTTAGCCGATGGCGCAGCAAGCCAAGTTTCATGGGTGGTGCTGGATACCGTACCGATTAATCAAATCGATATTGCAGGCATCGAAGCGATTATTATTTTGCAAAGAGATTTAAAAGAGCGCGGCATCGCCCTCGCCTTAGCAGGGCGCAAAAAACAGACCGAATTTATCGCCGCCAGACACCATAAGCTGGATGAATTACAAGCCAACTTTCTGATTTTCTCTAGCGTAAAGCTGGCCTATCGGGCATTCAGGCAGCAAGTGTTGATACGTACTGAAACGACGCAAACTGCTGCTCAATTGCCGCTAAGGTGGCAGGCTGAGGAAAATGAAGCTGCGCAGAATTAA
- a CDS encoding hemerythrin domain-containing protein — protein sequence MSLFSTETVTFETPIAMLMACHDKVRQYADLTLKLAQYLIKEGADAKAQDAAAGILRYFDVAAPLHHDDEDLDLFPLLSQYGDAELQAIIASTSAEHETLGLLWQDIRSYLIPLAAGQGGSLPLPLAGEFAKRYTDHADLEEARIYPSAELLLDPPTLAAIGQIMADRRNTDQDKAL from the coding sequence ATGTCATTGTTTTCTACCGAAACGGTCACCTTTGAAACCCCCATTGCCATGCTCATGGCCTGTCACGATAAGGTGCGCCAGTACGCTGATCTAACGCTCAAGCTAGCTCAATATCTGATTAAAGAGGGCGCAGATGCCAAGGCACAAGACGCTGCAGCTGGCATTTTGCGCTATTTCGACGTAGCAGCCCCGCTGCACCACGACGATGAAGATCTCGATTTATTTCCGCTGCTTAGCCAATACGGCGATGCTGAGCTGCAAGCCATCATTGCATCGACCAGCGCCGAGCACGAAACACTAGGCCTGCTCTGGCAAGATATCCGCAGCTATTTAATTCCACTGGCAGCAGGGCAAGGTGGCAGCTTGCCACTGCCTTTGGCAGGCGAATTTGCCAAGCGCTACACCGACCACGCCGATCTGGAAGAAGCCCGTATTTACCCCAGCGCCGAACTACTACTTGACCCGCCCACACTAGCAGCAATAGGGCAAATAATGGCTGATCGGCGTAACACCGATCAGGATAAAGCCTTATGA
- a CDS encoding NnrS family protein, producing the protein MKTFLSAPHRIGFFCGTLLLIASLTWWASEMLLRASGSTMPSSIAPMFLHGYLMLYGFFPLFMLGFIYTAGPKWLGVASPSAKLYVPIFITYAIGSALLIAALFWQPLLSLGIALHWISWGAACLVWLSRVRASSAPDRAHAIRIALAFAMGWIGQALALYWAVFGATTGWLSMIEIGLWGFLLPVYLTVSHRMLPFFSANAISNYSAWRPLWLLNAMIALSWGHGALKLAHFNSLPVDAIFAGLLLYTSYRWRLFASLQNRLLAMLHLAFAWAAVAMLLYTVQDTAMLAGSTILGFAPLHAISIGFFGTMLLGFATRVSLGHAGLPLILSRLAWTLYCLLHGVAIARVLAEVLPWQNTLLCAAALGFLLLVALWGSRFMPVYLKPRADGKAG; encoded by the coding sequence ATGAAAACATTTCTCAGTGCTCCTCACCGTATTGGCTTTTTTTGCGGCACTTTATTGCTGATCGCAAGCCTTACTTGGTGGGCCAGCGAAATGCTACTCAGGGCCAGCGGCAGCACCATGCCCAGCAGTATTGCGCCAATGTTTTTGCACGGCTATCTGATGCTGTACGGATTTTTCCCGCTGTTTATGCTGGGCTTTATCTACACCGCGGGGCCTAAATGGCTGGGCGTGGCCAGCCCCTCTGCCAAACTCTATGTACCGATTTTTATCACCTACGCCATAGGCAGCGCCCTCTTGATTGCCGCGCTATTTTGGCAGCCACTGCTTAGCCTAGGCATTGCCCTGCACTGGATCAGTTGGGGAGCCGCCTGCCTTGTCTGGCTAAGCCGTGTGCGGGCCAGCAGCGCGCCGGATCGCGCCCACGCCATTCGTATTGCACTTGCCTTTGCCATGGGCTGGATAGGGCAGGCTCTGGCGCTGTATTGGGCCGTATTTGGCGCAACGACGGGCTGGCTGAGTATGATAGAAATCGGCTTATGGGGGTTTTTACTGCCGGTGTATTTAACCGTTAGCCACAGAATGCTGCCGTTTTTCTCTGCCAACGCTATTTCTAACTACAGCGCATGGCGGCCACTATGGCTGTTAAACGCCATGATTGCCTTGTCTTGGGGTCATGGAGCCTTAAAGCTGGCTCATTTCAACAGCCTACCTGTTGATGCCATATTTGCTGGGCTGCTGCTCTATACCAGCTACCGCTGGCGTCTATTTGCCTCACTCCAAAACCGGCTCTTAGCCATGCTGCATTTAGCCTTTGCTTGGGCGGCGGTCGCTATGCTGCTTTACACCGTACAAGATACAGCCATGCTAGCAGGCTCAACCATTCTGGGATTTGCACCGCTACACGCCATCAGCATCGGCTTTTTTGGCACGATGTTGCTGGGCTTTGCCACAAGGGTGAGTCTGGGCCACGCAGGCCTGCCGCTCATCCTCAGCCGCCTTGCCTGGACACTTTATTGCCTGCTGCACGGCGTAGCCATTGCCCGAGTATTGGCCGAAGTGCTGCCCTGGCAAAACACCCTGCTCTGCGCCGCAGCCTTGGGCTTTTTACTATTAGTGGCCTTATGGGGCAGCCGCTTTATGCCGGTGTATTTGAAGCCGAGGGCGGATGGGAAGGCGGGGTAG
- a CDS encoding ProQ/FINO family protein yields MMTDQNSALAQAFQSAIGEKSARQQQIMIIELLYQRYPVMKQFKPLMIGVHKELEKALPQFGANHVHRAIAAHCRKVRYLKSVARGGKRFDLNGKPVSDVTLEEKTAAAKFVQNIEDRKKPATAVVAEEAAVEQLVVATASEVISEAVITDAESKAE; encoded by the coding sequence ATGATGACCGATCAAAATTCAGCTTTAGCTCAAGCATTCCAATCTGCCATTGGCGAGAAATCTGCCCGTCAACAGCAAATTATGATTATCGAATTACTTTATCAGCGTTATCCGGTGATGAAGCAGTTCAAGCCTTTAATGATCGGTGTTCATAAAGAGCTAGAAAAAGCACTGCCACAATTTGGTGCAAATCATGTGCACCGCGCCATTGCGGCCCACTGTCGCAAGGTGCGTTACCTCAAATCGGTAGCGCGCGGCGGTAAGCGTTTTGATCTGAACGGTAAGCCAGTTAGTGACGTTACCTTAGAAGAAAAAACTGCAGCGGCTAAGTTTGTACAAAATATCGAAGATCGCAAAAAGCCAGCAACAGCCGTAGTTGCAGAAGAAGCAGCGGTTGAGCAGCTAGTGGTCGCTACTGCCAGCGAAGTGATCTCTGAAGCAGTAATCACCGACGCAGAGAGCAAAGCAGAGTAA